One Spiribacter halobius DNA segment encodes these proteins:
- the cobT gene encoding nicotinate-nucleotide--dimethylbenzimidazole phosphoribosyltransferase: MIRQPDTTAEAGARERQRRLTKPPGSLGRLEDLAVRLAALQGRARPTADHVHITVFAADHGVTAEGVSAYPAAVTVEMIRNFAAGGAAVSVIARRLAAELEVVDVGTAEDYEPPAGVRCERAARGSGNIRHEPAMDSATRERAEASGRASVTRALTAGADIFVGGEMGIGNTTAATALACALLDLPPAHLAGPGTGLDAAGVTHKVAVVEAALARHGRLRDDPVAALERLGGLEIAALAGAYQACGELGLSVLADGFIASVAALVAVRREPALRDWLLFAHRSGEPGHGGILDALGAEPLLDLGMRLGEGSGAAAAVPLLRLACTLHNEMATFDEAGVSES; the protein is encoded by the coding sequence GTGATCCGTCAGCCCGACACCACGGCCGAGGCCGGCGCCCGCGAGCGCCAGCGGCGCCTGACCAAGCCGCCGGGGTCTCTCGGCCGCCTCGAGGATCTCGCCGTACGCCTCGCGGCGCTGCAGGGTCGCGCCCGGCCGACGGCGGATCACGTGCATATCACCGTCTTCGCCGCCGACCACGGCGTGACCGCCGAGGGCGTCTCCGCCTACCCCGCCGCGGTGACCGTGGAGATGATCCGCAATTTCGCGGCCGGCGGTGCGGCCGTAAGCGTCATCGCACGCCGTCTCGCTGCCGAGCTGGAGGTGGTGGACGTCGGCACCGCCGAGGACTACGAGCCGCCGGCCGGCGTGCGTTGTGAGCGCGCGGCGCGCGGCAGCGGCAACATCCGCCACGAGCCGGCAATGGACAGCGCCACCCGCGAACGCGCCGAGGCGAGCGGGCGGGCCAGCGTCACCCGCGCGCTGACGGCGGGTGCCGATATCTTCGTCGGCGGCGAGATGGGGATCGGCAACACCACGGCCGCGACGGCGCTGGCCTGCGCGCTGCTCGATCTGCCGCCTGCGCACCTGGCCGGGCCGGGCACCGGACTGGATGCCGCCGGGGTGACGCACAAGGTGGCAGTGGTGGAGGCCGCGCTGGCCCGGCATGGCCGGCTTCGCGACGACCCGGTGGCCGCCCTGGAACGGCTGGGCGGGCTGGAGATCGCGGCCCTGGCAGGCGCTTACCAGGCCTGTGGCGAGCTCGGGCTGTCGGTCCTGGCGGATGGCTTCATCGCCAGCGTGGCCGCCCTGGTGGCGGTGCGCCGGGAGCCCGCGCTCAGAGACTGGCTGCTGTTTGCCCATCGCTCCGGCGAGCCGGGTCACGGCGGCATCCTCGACGCCCTCGGCGCGGAGCCGCTGCTCGATCTCGGCATGCGGCTCGGCGAGGGTAGCGGTGCCGCGGCCGCCGTGCCGCTCCTGCGCCTCGCCTGCACCCTGCACAACGAGATGGCCACCTTCGACGAGGCCGGCGTCTCCGAGTCCTGA
- a CDS encoding histidine phosphatase family protein, translating to MQRIDQHPMTLVDLMRHGMPVGGRRYRGHIDDPLAEEGWAQMRSAVGDACPWDAIVSSPLQRCAAFARELAERHDRPLHIEEGLREISFGDWEGRHVREILAESPEQVSRYWQDPVRHTPPGAEPLTDFRERVVRAWEQVVERHRGGHVLIVGHGGLIRTLLTHVLEMPLSATLRLEMPNAAFTRVRVQDDINGNPAPSLVFHARRHP from the coding sequence ATGCAGCGCATTGACCAGCACCCCATGACCCTCGTGGACCTGATGCGCCACGGCATGCCCGTCGGCGGCCGTCGCTATCGCGGCCACATCGACGACCCCCTGGCCGAGGAGGGCTGGGCGCAGATGCGAAGCGCGGTAGGCGACGCCTGCCCCTGGGACGCCATCGTGAGCTCCCCGCTGCAACGCTGCGCCGCCTTCGCCCGCGAGCTGGCCGAGCGCCATGACCGCCCGCTGCACATCGAGGAGGGGCTGCGCGAGATCAGCTTCGGCGACTGGGAGGGGCGCCATGTTCGCGAGATCCTCGCCGAGAGTCCGGAACAGGTGAGCCGCTACTGGCAGGATCCGGTCCGCCACACCCCGCCCGGCGCCGAGCCCCTCACCGACTTCCGCGAGCGCGTGGTACGCGCCTGGGAGCAGGTGGTCGAGCGCCACCGCGGCGGCCATGTGCTGATCGTCGGCCACGGCGGTCTCATTCGCACCCTGCTCACCCATGTGCTTGAGATGCCCCTCAGCGCCACCCTCCGGCTGGAGATGCCCAACGCCGCCTTCACCCGCGTCCGCGTGCAGGACGACATCAACGGCAACCCGGCGCCCAGCCTCGTCTTCCACGCCCGCCGGCACCCATGA
- a CDS encoding adenosylcobinamide-GDP ribazoletransferase produces MMRGALAALVFLTRLPLPRLELGTADAGRSLPWYPAVGALLGALATLAALAGASASPLLGAAVYVAALAALSGGLHLDGLADTADAWVGGIGDRERTLVIMKDPACGPAAVSLLVAVLTLRLAAAQAVLLAGAWPALLLAPVLGRAAAPALFLSTPYVRAGGLGQALSEHLPRGTTRIALLVTAGVALLGGWPGLAALAAAGALLVALRRAFQRRLGGITGDTTGAAIELCELAALLALALTVPNPAS; encoded by the coding sequence ATGATGCGCGGGGCCCTCGCCGCGCTGGTCTTCCTCACACGACTGCCCCTGCCCCGCCTGGAGCTCGGGACGGCGGACGCCGGCCGGAGCCTGCCCTGGTATCCGGCCGTGGGCGCGCTGCTCGGCGCGCTCGCCACGCTGGCGGCACTGGCGGGGGCGAGTGCCAGCCCGCTGCTCGGCGCCGCCGTGTACGTCGCCGCCCTGGCCGCCCTCTCCGGAGGCCTCCATCTCGACGGGCTCGCCGACACCGCCGACGCCTGGGTCGGCGGGATCGGCGACCGCGAGCGAACGCTGGTCATCATGAAGGATCCGGCCTGCGGCCCGGCGGCGGTGAGCCTGCTTGTCGCCGTGCTCACCCTGCGTCTCGCCGCCGCGCAGGCCGTGCTCCTCGCCGGCGCCTGGCCGGCCCTGCTCCTGGCTCCCGTGCTCGGCCGGGCGGCCGCCCCGGCGCTGTTCCTCAGCACACCCTACGTCCGCGCCGGCGGCCTCGGGCAGGCGCTCAGCGAGCATCTGCCACGCGGCACCACACGCATAGCCCTGCTGGTAACCGCCGGCGTCGCGCTCCTCGGCGGCTGGCCCGGGCTCGCCGCCCTGGCGGCGGCCGGCGCGCTCCTGGTGGCGCTGCGCCGCGCGTTCCAGCGACGCCTCGGCGGCATCACCGGCGACACCACCGGCGCCGCCATCGAGCTCTGCGAGCTCGCGGCACTGCTCGCCCTGGCGCTTACGGTGCCAAACCCAGCGTCGTAA
- a CDS encoding sigma-70 family RNA polymerase sigma factor, which produces MPRSCPLIDTLLLHRDALVSQVLPIVGGRAQAEDVVHELFLRLARRDSDAGVRQPLAFLHRAARNLAQDELRHERMVARHGERQSGLAPEHAPSAEHCSGERQALERVQQALAALPRDCRAAFEMHRLGGYTHREIAAALGISASMVDKHIRRALTACRDALRDE; this is translated from the coding sequence GTGCCCCGCTCATGCCCGCTCATCGACACCCTGCTCCTGCACCGGGACGCCCTGGTGAGCCAGGTGCTCCCGATCGTCGGGGGGCGGGCGCAGGCCGAGGACGTGGTGCATGAGCTGTTCCTGCGCCTCGCGCGGCGCGACAGCGATGCCGGGGTGCGCCAGCCACTCGCCTTCCTGCATCGCGCGGCGCGCAACCTGGCCCAGGACGAGCTGCGTCACGAGCGCATGGTGGCGCGGCATGGCGAGCGGCAGAGCGGGCTGGCGCCGGAGCATGCCCCGTCGGCCGAGCACTGCAGCGGCGAGCGCCAGGCCCTGGAACGGGTGCAGCAGGCGCTGGCGGCGCTGCCGCGGGACTGCCGAGCCGCCTTCGAGATGCACCGGCTGGGGGGCTACACTCATCGCGAGATCGCGGCAGCCCTCGGAATATCGGCGAGCATGGTGGACAAGCACATTCGGCGGGCGCTGACCGCGTGCCGGGACGCCCTGCGCGATGAGTGA
- a CDS encoding FecR family protein, with protein MSEPARDRPQNDPAWEAALDWLLALQAGGLDDTQQAALQRWLEADPRHHAAFAEAQRVWGVTGHVTPAHAAWPRPQRQRPRRRWLPLAAAAVLVAGITAILATGALDRWRHDLVAGVAELRTEALADGSRVTLAPGSAADVSMDASSRHLTLRRGAIYLDVARDAERPFVVTAGETRVAVIGTRFTVRRSDVRVRVAVAEGRVRVERGRAGVDLAAGQAVAAGGGAMQPQRVPRQQVGSWREGRLRLRDATIAEGVAALRPWHRGIILDPPQALAQRRISGIYDLQRPQAALAAMLAPHDGTVAAFTPWLLRIESPDS; from the coding sequence ATGAGTGAGCCGGCGCGCGACCGGCCGCAGAATGACCCCGCCTGGGAAGCGGCCCTGGACTGGCTGCTGGCGCTGCAGGCCGGCGGGCTCGACGACACGCAGCAGGCCGCGTTGCAGCGCTGGCTGGAGGCGGACCCGCGTCACCACGCGGCGTTTGCAGAGGCCCAGCGCGTCTGGGGGGTGACCGGTCATGTCACGCCAGCGCACGCGGCCTGGCCGCGTCCGCAGCGGCAGCGCCCACGGCGCCGGTGGCTGCCCCTCGCGGCGGCCGCGGTGCTGGTGGCGGGCATCACCGCCATCCTCGCCACCGGCGCCCTCGACCGGTGGCGTCACGACCTCGTCGCCGGTGTCGCGGAGCTGCGCACGGAAGCGCTCGCCGACGGCAGCCGCGTGACCCTGGCGCCGGGCAGCGCCGCGGATGTGAGCATGGATGCGTCCTCACGCCACCTCACCCTGCGCCGCGGCGCGATCTACCTCGACGTGGCACGGGACGCGGAACGGCCCTTCGTCGTCACCGCCGGTGAGACGCGGGTCGCCGTAATCGGCACCCGCTTCACCGTTCGCCGCTCCGACGTCCGTGTCCGTGTTGCGGTGGCTGAGGGACGGGTCCGCGTCGAGCGCGGACGCGCCGGCGTCGACCTCGCGGCGGGACAGGCGGTGGCCGCCGGCGGTGGGGCTATGCAGCCGCAACGCGTGCCCCGCCAGCAGGTCGGAAGCTGGCGCGAAGGCCGACTGCGCCTGCGCGATGCCACCATCGCCGAGGGCGTGGCCGCGCTGCGCCCGTGGCATCGGGGCATCATCCTCGACCCGCCCCAGGCACTGGCCCAGCGCCGCATCAGCGGCATCTACGACCTGCAGCGGCCCCAGGCAGCGCTGGCGGCGATGCTGGCGCCTCACGACGGCACGGTCGCCGCCTTCACACCCTGGCTGCTCCGTATCGAATCCCCCGACAGCTGA
- a CDS encoding TonB-dependent siderophore receptor: MRTRHACHRLGATLAVASALTLAAGLDGTALAQNTSEPTSLQLPAQPLAEALTELGAATGVQVSFDPSLLAGERAPALEGRYTLDQALQRLLADTQLTYERSGDGSVTIRAASNGSDAVTVAPITVSGWRPSTTQGYRAEVISSATKTEELLVDVPASVSVVTADLIEDQNATTVAEALRNVPGVGAGPNPANVSVQEEVTIRGFESALVRVNGVQRRSTGPLSLANVASVEVLKGPFSVLYGDLSPGGFVNIQTKRPQREAGAEVSLGGSQVMSGDGTSARGTVDLTGPLNEDGTVLYRLIASSEGGSSFIDTVENERQFIAPSLSFLGLDDRLRVDVDLRYLRNDETFLFGVPARNGEPDDRIDYDTFLGADDSEKVTEDYDAELRAELELSDRTRIDGAITYHRNEHTSRALRPFGGGQEVASDDTVERAYSVRSSRTTDQQIEVNIIHELSVRDQEWRFLAGGDVRSTDFEPAGPGSLNLNPFDTTSVFDPDNDVTFPADDDPALSQFFVDQDNDSWGVYGQAEVWWRDRLKLLAGARYTDLDYSYRSDAFGSFDENPTSVDPRAGALLKLTPETSLYASYSTSFEQSFSFDPDNVEPLEAEQYEFGVKREFAGGMGLLTATVFDLTQENLVTTDPETGLNRQIGEAQTQGFELEVRGTVTERLQVQAGYTFLDNEISKDNDGNEGNRLPNVAEHEASLWASYRLPTRGEGSWYLGGGVFYESERFTGAANTVEMPGYVTTDLSLRYELPLGERQLSVRFGVKNVFDEEYYAGGFGEGISFRGEPRTAFATLTARF, from the coding sequence ATGCGCACACGCCACGCCTGCCACCGCCTCGGCGCCACCCTGGCGGTGGCCTCCGCCCTGACCCTGGCCGCCGGCCTGGACGGCACCGCCCTCGCCCAGAACACGAGTGAGCCCACCAGCCTGCAGCTCCCGGCCCAGCCGCTCGCCGAGGCATTGACCGAGCTCGGCGCCGCCACCGGCGTCCAGGTGAGCTTTGACCCGTCCCTGCTCGCCGGCGAACGGGCGCCTGCCCTGGAAGGGCGCTACACCCTGGATCAGGCCCTGCAGCGCCTGCTCGCGGACACGCAGCTCACCTACGAGCGCAGCGGCGATGGCTCGGTGACCATTCGCGCCGCCAGCAACGGCTCGGATGCGGTCACGGTCGCGCCGATTACCGTCTCCGGCTGGCGCCCCTCCACCACCCAGGGCTACCGGGCGGAGGTGATCTCCTCGGCCACCAAGACCGAGGAGCTGCTGGTGGACGTGCCGGCGTCGGTGTCCGTGGTCACCGCCGACCTCATCGAGGACCAGAACGCCACCACCGTCGCCGAGGCCCTGCGCAACGTGCCGGGCGTGGGCGCCGGGCCCAATCCGGCCAATGTCTCGGTGCAGGAGGAGGTCACCATCCGCGGCTTCGAGTCCGCCCTGGTGCGGGTGAACGGCGTGCAGCGCCGCTCCACCGGGCCGCTCAGCCTCGCCAACGTGGCGAGCGTGGAGGTGCTAAAGGGCCCGTTCTCGGTGCTCTACGGCGACCTCTCGCCCGGCGGCTTCGTCAACATCCAGACCAAGCGCCCGCAGCGGGAGGCGGGGGCGGAGGTCAGCCTCGGCGGCAGCCAGGTCATGTCCGGGGACGGCACCAGCGCGCGGGGCACGGTTGACCTGACCGGCCCTCTGAACGAGGACGGGACGGTGCTCTATCGCCTGATCGCCTCCTCGGAGGGCGGCAGCTCCTTCATCGACACCGTGGAGAACGAGCGGCAGTTCATCGCCCCGTCGCTGTCCTTCCTCGGGCTCGACGACCGGCTGCGCGTCGACGTGGACCTTCGCTACCTGCGTAACGACGAGACATTCCTGTTCGGCGTCCCCGCCCGCAATGGCGAACCCGACGACCGCATCGACTACGACACCTTCCTGGGGGCCGATGACAGCGAGAAGGTCACCGAGGATTACGACGCCGAGCTGCGCGCCGAGCTCGAGCTGAGCGACCGTACACGGATCGATGGCGCCATCACCTATCACCGCAATGAGCACACATCACGGGCGCTCCGGCCGTTCGGCGGGGGTCAGGAGGTCGCGAGCGACGATACGGTGGAGCGGGCCTACAGCGTTCGCAGCTCGCGCACCACGGATCAGCAGATCGAGGTCAACATCATCCACGAGCTGAGCGTCCGGGATCAGGAATGGCGGTTCCTCGCCGGTGGCGATGTGCGAAGCACCGACTTCGAGCCGGCGGGCCCCGGCTCGCTGAACCTCAACCCGTTCGATACCACCAGTGTTTTCGATCCCGACAACGACGTGACCTTTCCCGCGGATGACGACCCCGCGCTGTCTCAGTTCTTCGTTGACCAGGACAACGACAGCTGGGGCGTCTACGGCCAAGCCGAGGTCTGGTGGCGGGACCGGCTCAAGCTGCTGGCGGGCGCGCGCTACACGGATCTCGATTACAGCTACCGCAGTGACGCCTTCGGCAGCTTCGATGAGAACCCGACCAGCGTGGATCCGCGCGCTGGGGCCCTGCTGAAGCTCACCCCGGAGACCTCGCTCTACGCGAGCTATAGCACCTCCTTCGAGCAGTCCTTCAGCTTCGACCCGGACAACGTGGAGCCGCTGGAGGCCGAGCAGTACGAGTTCGGCGTCAAGCGCGAGTTTGCCGGGGGCATGGGGCTCCTGACGGCCACTGTGTTCGATCTCACGCAGGAGAATCTGGTGACCACCGACCCCGAAACCGGGCTGAACCGCCAGATCGGCGAAGCCCAGACCCAGGGCTTCGAGCTCGAGGTCCGGGGCACGGTCACCGAGCGGTTACAGGTCCAGGCGGGCTACACATTCCTGGACAACGAGATCAGCAAGGACAACGACGGCAACGAGGGCAACCGCCTGCCCAACGTCGCCGAGCACGAGGCGAGCCTCTGGGCGAGCTACCGCCTGCCCACTCGGGGCGAGGGGTCCTGGTATCTCGGCGGCGGCGTGTTCTACGAGAGCGAGCGCTTCACCGGCGCCGCCAACACCGTGGAGATGCCAGGCTACGTCACCACGGACCTGAGCCTTCGCTACGAGCTGCCCCTTGGCGAGCGTCAGCTCTCGGTCCGCTTCGGCGTGAAGAACGTCTTCGACGAGGAGTACTACGCCGGCGGCTTCGGCGAGGGCATTTCCTTCCGCGGCGAGCCGCGCACGGCCTTCGCCACGCTCACGGCGCGCTTCTGA
- a CDS encoding FecCD family ABC transporter permease → MTVAAISGAAPLPRRHRRRALILLGLAGAAGTAVLLSLRIGSVPLDTATVLAALMAPDNSDAHAIVRELRLPRTVLGAAVGAALAVAGAIMQAVTRNPLASPTILGLNAGAIFAVVCAVFVLGIADPAQYLWFAFLGALGAAALVFAIGSAGRGGATPVKLALAGTVVTALLSSWVSGILIFDQRTLDEARFWLAGSLGGRDLEAFFRVAPLMAAGIATGLALGHSLNALGLGRDVATALGQRTAWLRVIATATVVLLAGSAVAVAGPIGFVGLAVPHMVRGLLGPDYRWVLPGCAVGGAALLLTADVIGRVIARPGEVEAGIITALVGAPVLIHIVRRPRLTGL, encoded by the coding sequence ATGACCGTCGCAGCCATCTCCGGCGCCGCACCGCTCCCGCGGCGGCACCGCCGCCGCGCCCTGATCCTGCTCGGCCTCGCCGGTGCCGCCGGCACGGCCGTGCTGCTGAGCCTGCGGATCGGTTCGGTGCCCCTGGATACCGCCACGGTGCTCGCGGCCCTGATGGCCCCCGACAACTCGGATGCCCACGCCATCGTGCGCGAGCTGCGCCTGCCGCGCACGGTGCTGGGGGCCGCCGTGGGTGCCGCCCTGGCGGTGGCCGGCGCCATCATGCAGGCGGTCACGCGCAATCCGCTGGCCTCACCCACCATCCTCGGCCTCAACGCCGGGGCGATCTTCGCCGTGGTCTGCGCGGTATTCGTGCTCGGCATAGCCGACCCGGCCCAGTACCTGTGGTTCGCCTTCCTGGGCGCCCTCGGGGCGGCGGCGCTGGTGTTCGCCATCGGCTCCGCGGGCCGCGGCGGGGCGACGCCGGTGAAGCTCGCCCTGGCCGGCACCGTGGTCACGGCGCTGCTCTCGAGCTGGGTCAGCGGCATCCTCATCTTCGACCAGCGCACCCTGGACGAGGCCCGCTTCTGGCTCGCCGGCTCCCTCGGCGGGCGCGATCTCGAGGCCTTCTTCCGGGTGGCCCCGTTGATGGCCGCGGGCATCGCCACGGGACTCGCCCTCGGGCATTCGCTCAACGCCCTCGGCCTCGGCCGCGACGTGGCCACGGCGCTCGGCCAGCGCACCGCGTGGCTGCGGGTGATCGCGACGGCCACCGTCGTGCTCCTGGCCGGCTCCGCCGTCGCCGTCGCCGGGCCCATCGGCTTCGTCGGCCTCGCCGTGCCGCACATGGTCCGCGGCCTGCTCGGACCGGACTACCGCTGGGTGCTCCCCGGCTGCGCCGTCGGCGGCGCAGCGCTGCTGCTCACTGCCGACGTGATCGGGCGGGTCATCGCCCGCCCGGGGGAAGTCGAGGCGGGGATCATCACCGCACTCGTCGGTGCGCCCGTGCTCATCCACATCGTCCGCCGCCCGCGGCTCACCGGCCTGTGA
- a CDS encoding FecCD family ABC transporter permease — MSGARLALRLPRPLAASWRVGRRTLLLAALALASVPVAALLALGLGEYPLGPWGSLQALLGAHGDSLGQFIVAELRAPRVAAALLVGAALGASGAVFQGLVRNPLVAPDIIGINAGAGLAAVLVIVGGAGVLALPAAALAGAIVTAVVVYALTWRQGITGGRLVLVGIGVNALLAALTTLVLLRAPVEQATPAVVWLTGSLALRDWGHAALAAGGMALLLPALLLLWPRLAALELGDDSARALGVRAERDRLLLLACGAALAGLAVAVAGPLAFVALMVPHLARLLVGPLSGGGVVLAAALGALLVLAADLLGQHAFAPARLPVGLITASVGAPFFLFLLYRVNRSL, encoded by the coding sequence GTGAGCGGCGCCCGGCTCGCCCTGCGGCTGCCCCGCCCGCTCGCCGCCTCCTGGCGGGTGGGTCGGCGCACGCTGCTGCTCGCCGCGCTGGCGCTGGCGTCGGTGCCCGTCGCAGCGCTGCTGGCGCTCGGGCTCGGCGAGTATCCGCTCGGGCCCTGGGGCAGCCTGCAGGCGCTGCTCGGCGCGCACGGCGACAGCCTCGGGCAGTTCATCGTCGCCGAGCTGCGCGCGCCCCGGGTGGCGGCGGCGCTGCTGGTGGGGGCCGCCCTCGGCGCCTCCGGGGCGGTGTTCCAGGGACTGGTGCGCAACCCCCTGGTGGCGCCTGACATCATCGGCATCAACGCCGGGGCGGGGCTCGCTGCGGTGCTGGTCATCGTCGGCGGCGCCGGGGTGCTGGCGCTGCCGGCGGCGGCCCTCGCCGGCGCCATCGTCACGGCGGTTGTCGTCTACGCGCTCACCTGGCGGCAGGGCATCACCGGCGGGCGGCTGGTGCTGGTGGGCATCGGCGTGAACGCCCTGCTCGCGGCGCTCACCACCCTGGTGCTGCTGCGCGCCCCGGTGGAGCAGGCGACGCCGGCCGTGGTCTGGCTCACCGGCAGCCTCGCGCTGCGGGACTGGGGCCACGCGGCGCTCGCCGCCGGGGGTATGGCGCTGCTGCTGCCCGCGTTGCTGCTGCTCTGGCCCCGGCTCGCCGCCCTTGAGCTCGGCGATGACAGCGCCCGGGCCCTGGGCGTGCGGGCGGAGCGCGACCGGCTGCTGCTGCTCGCCTGCGGCGCGGCCCTGGCGGGGCTGGCCGTGGCGGTGGCAGGGCCGCTTGCCTTCGTCGCGCTCATGGTGCCGCATCTGGCGCGGCTGCTGGTGGGGCCGCTCAGCGGCGGCGGCGTGGTGCTGGCGGCGGCCCTCGGCGCGCTGCTGGTGCTCGCGGCGGACCTGCTCGGCCAGCACGCCTTCGCGCCGGCGCGGCTGCCCGTGGGGCTGATCACCGCCAGCGTCGGGGCGCCCTTCTTCCTGTTCCTGCTCTATCGTGTCAACCGGAGCCTCTGA
- a CDS encoding ABC transporter ATP-binding protein, translating to MPDLRARDLALGYDGRLVVEGLDLALPPARITVIVGPNACGKSTLLRALARLLRPRRGAALLDGHAVHRLPTRALARRLGLLPQAPSAPEGLTVEDLVARGRFPHQRVFRYWSPEDAQAVAEALADTEMEALRDRPVDELSGGQRQRAWIAMTLAQQTEILLLDEPTTFLDIAHRLEVLELLRRLNRERGRTIVMVLHDLNEAARHADHLVAMRAGRILAEGPPGEVVTPALVERVFGIASRVIPDPVTGTPLVVPVRSAEPDQPLPRARRA from the coding sequence ATGCCCGATCTGCGCGCCCGCGACCTTGCCCTCGGCTACGACGGACGCCTGGTGGTGGAGGGCCTGGACCTCGCCCTGCCGCCGGCGCGTATCACCGTGATCGTCGGCCCCAACGCCTGCGGCAAGTCCACCCTGCTGCGGGCGCTGGCGCGGCTGCTGCGCCCGCGCCGCGGCGCGGCACTGCTGGACGGCCACGCCGTGCACCGCCTGCCCACCCGAGCCCTGGCCCGGCGACTCGGGCTGCTGCCCCAGGCCCCCAGCGCGCCGGAGGGGCTCACTGTGGAGGACCTGGTGGCCCGCGGGCGCTTCCCGCATCAGCGGGTGTTCCGCTACTGGAGCCCGGAGGACGCGCAGGCCGTGGCCGAAGCCCTGGCCGATACCGAGATGGAGGCCCTTCGCGATCGGCCGGTGGACGAGCTCTCGGGAGGCCAGCGCCAGCGGGCCTGGATCGCCATGACACTGGCCCAGCAGACCGAGATCCTGCTGCTGGACGAACCCACCACCTTCCTCGACATCGCCCACCGCCTGGAGGTGCTGGAGCTGCTCCGGCGGCTGAACCGCGAGCGCGGGCGCACCATCGTCATGGTGCTGCACGACCTCAACGAGGCCGCCCGGCATGCCGACCACCTGGTGGCCATGCGCGCGGGCCGCATCCTCGCCGAGGGCCCGCCCGGGGAGGTGGTCACCCCGGCCCTCGTGGAGCGGGTCTTCGGCATCGCGAGCCGGGTGATCCCGGATCCCGTCACCGGCACGCCGCTGGTGGTGCCGGTACGCAGCGCCGAGCCCGACCAGCCGCTGCCCCGGGCGCGGAGGGCCTGA
- a CDS encoding (2Fe-2S)-binding protein: protein MPDHPLAEALAEATRAEPWLAARIAPGAGGESLAGLAADAGRLEDLAGRMAHTHGSDEVFVGATLLFERLAAIASMALAFPFYLRQRLPLAGPEALHVGFGADGEPDGITVTDAAFACPEGDPATGHADARVLPDAAALRALLRERLVTVVSPLVTALARPAKRGLRTQWRGAADMITIAAWCAGGAAGDEDGGIALAEALCEAGAPLVGQAGFRPFEHRGVVYRHRVRNTCCQRYRIPGKGYCFTCPLPKPAQRERRWHEHHEARGDPQ from the coding sequence GTGCCGGACCATCCGCTGGCCGAGGCCCTCGCCGAGGCGACCCGCGCGGAGCCCTGGCTGGCAGCCCGCATTGCCCCAGGCGCGGGGGGCGAGAGCCTCGCGGGGCTCGCCGCGGACGCCGGCCGCCTGGAGGACCTCGCCGGGCGCATGGCGCACACCCACGGGTCGGACGAGGTCTTCGTCGGCGCCACGCTGCTGTTCGAGCGCCTCGCCGCCATCGCCTCGATGGCGCTGGCTTTCCCGTTCTACCTGCGGCAACGCCTGCCCCTGGCCGGCCCCGAAGCCCTGCATGTCGGCTTCGGCGCGGACGGCGAGCCCGATGGCATAACCGTCACGGACGCGGCTTTCGCCTGCCCGGAAGGCGATCCCGCCACCGGCCATGCCGATGCCCGGGTGCTGCCGGATGCGGCGGCCCTGCGGGCGCTGCTGCGCGAGCGCCTGGTCACGGTGGTCAGCCCGCTGGTGACTGCCCTGGCGCGCCCGGCGAAGCGCGGCCTGCGCACCCAGTGGCGAGGCGCGGCGGACATGATCACCATCGCCGCCTGGTGTGCCGGCGGCGCCGCGGGCGACGAGGACGGTGGCATCGCCCTGGCCGAAGCGCTCTGCGAGGCCGGCGCGCCACTGGTGGGGCAGGCCGGGTTCCGGCCCTTCGAGCACCGCGGCGTGGTGTACCGGCACCGGGTGCGCAACACCTGCTGCCAGCGATACCGGATCCCCGGGAAGGGCTACTGCTTCACCTGCCCGCTGCCGAAGCCGGCGCAGCGCGAGCGGCGCTGGCATGAGCACCACGAGGCGCGCGGCGACCCGCAATGA